From Megalobrama amblycephala isolate DHTTF-2021 linkage group LG8, ASM1881202v1, whole genome shotgun sequence, the proteins below share one genomic window:
- the insl5a gene encoding insulin-like 5a, producing the protein MRRLYSPAVLLPVLLLCAVCSVSVMQADVRAVKLCGREFIRAVVYTCGGSRWRRFSSPQDMEGFFNGDLSSSEDLSQSLGSDLTRRDLNHDCCQFGCKKSDLTLLC; encoded by the exons ATGAGAAGGTTATATTCTCCTGCTGTACTGCTGCCAGTTCTGCTGCTGTGTGCTGTGTGTAGTGTGTCAGTCATGCAGGCTGACGTGAGGGCTGTCAAGCTGTGTGGCCGAGAGTTCATCCGTGCCGTCGTCTACACGTGTGGGGGCTCCAGGTGGAGGAGGTTCAGCAGTCCGCAGGATATGGAAG GGTTTTTTAATGGAGATCTAAGCAGCTCTGAGGATCTTAGTCAGAGTCTGGGATCTGACCTGACCAGGCGAGACCTGAACCATGATTGTTGTCAGTTTGGCTGCAAGAAAAGTGACCTCACGTTGCTCTGCTGA